GGCATTCTTTAGTCCTGCATTCGAAATGCACGCTGGAACTAAAACTGGAAGAACCGGAAAATACCGTTTAGGTTTAGAAAATCCTGTTTTCAATGAGGAGCAAAGAAGTATTTTATCTGTTGAAGATTTAGCGGTTGTTATTGCTGATGAAGTAGAAACTCCAAAACATCATCAGGTTCGCTTTACGGCGGGTTACTAATTTTTTTTAGCCACGAATTCACGAATTATTTTTTAATAGAATTCTATATTTCATTTTGACGAAAGTAAAAATTACACGAAATAATTATTTAATCAAAATTATCAATCGTTGACGAGCTACTTTTGTGTCATTCGGCTTCGATTAGATTAACAAAAAATGCAACAATAATTCGTGAATTCGTGGCAAATAAATTTATGCAGTTTCAAAGGAAGTTTTGTCTTTTGAAACTGTTTTTGTTTTCAGTACTTTTACATTTCTAAAAAGTGCATTTTGTCAAATTTGAATAAACAAGCTGGAAACATTTCTGAAAAACCTGGGATTTCACCTCCCGAAATCACCAATATATCGGCTATTAATCAAATTAAAAACAAACGTAGGCAACAGCCTTCTTCTGAAGAATTAATCAAAGGTATTCTGGAAGGAAACAGAACTTCTTTAAGCCGAGCGATCACTCTAATTGAAAGTACAAATCCAGATCATTTTGAAAAAGCCAGTGCTGTCGTTCAAGGCTGTTTACAACATGCCAATAAGTCCATTCGTATTGGAATTACAGGCGTTCCCGGCGTTGGAAAAAGTACTTTTATTGAAGCCTTTGGAAAACATCTCACACAACTGGGTAAAAAAGTAGCGGTTTTGGCGGTTGACCCAAGCAGTTCTCTTTCACATGGAAGTATTTTGGGCGATAAAACCCGAATGGAAGAATTGGTAAAAGACGAAAATGCTTTTATTAGACCAAGTGCTTCTGGAGAAACTCTAGGTGGTGTCGCACGCAAAACCAGAGAAACTATTATTCTTTGTGAAGCGGCAGGTTTTGATACTATTATTATTGAAACCGTTGGTGTTGGCCAAAGTGAAACCGCTGTTCATAGTATGGTTGATTTTTTTCTTCTGCTAAAAATCTCTGGTGCCGGCGATGAACTTCAAGGTATCAAACGAGGCATTATGGAAATGGCAGATGCTATTGTCATCAACAAAGCAGACGGAGACAATATTAAGAAAGCTAATCAAGCGAAAGTGGAGTTCAACCGAGCTTTACATTTATTTCCACCAAAAAAATCTAACTGGCAGCCAAAAGTAACCACTTGCAGTTCTATTACTAAAGAAGGTATTTCTGAAATCTGGAATACTATTTCGGATTATTTTGAAATAACCAAAGAAACGGGGTTCTTTCAAGAAAAAAGAAACGAACAGAATCATTTCTGGATGATGGAAACCATCAACGAACAATTGAAACAAAATTTCTACAATCAGCCTGAAATCATTTCACTTTTAGAAGAAAATAAAAAAGCAGTGCAAAACAATGAAATTTCATCTTTTGCAGCTGCTCAGGATTTGTTACAACTGTACTTTAAAAAACAGTAAAAACTTTTTTTACACCATATAAGTAATATAAGAAAATTCAAGATTTAACAATTGTTGTTTAAATGAACTAATATTACTTATATGGTAAAAATTATTTCTTTCTTAATTTGTATTTGCTTTCTTTATATAGGTTTCCTGCCGTAATTACATGCGCCAAAGCATCTTTTGCTAATTCTTCATTTAATTTCACTGGAATCAAAGTTGTATCATTTTTGATTTCAAACTGAAGTGGTTTCAAATTAGGCTGCATGATTACAACTTGATTTTCTACTCTAAAAGCATTAATATCATTAAACTGCATGATAGCTCTACCCTGCACTTTTGGATCTAATTTGCTCAAGTTTCTTCCTACCATTGGAGTTTCGAACGGAAGTCCTAAATAACTTAACAAAGTCGGTGGAATATCAATCTGACTTGCCAATTTATCGTAAACTGCATTTTTTGGAACTCCTGGCCCCATAATAAATGCTGGAATATGGAATTTATTAATTGGAACTAAGTTTTTACCGTATGTTCTGGTGTTATGATCTGCAATTACGATGAAAATAGTATTTTTAAAATAAGCTTCTTTTTTAGCCAATTCAAAGAATTTACCAATAGAAAAATCGGCATATTTCATCGCATTATTTACTGTAGCAGGCTTTTTGTCATAAGGTTTGATTCTTCCAGTAGGATATTCAAACGGTTCGTGATTTGAAGTTGAGAACATCAAAGAGAAAAATGGTTTATCTCCTTTTGACTTGAAATATTGATTGGCTTTGGTTACCAAATCTTCATCAGAATAACCCCAAGTTCCTTTGAAAGCATATTTATTCCCATCAGAATCAAAATCTTCTTGATCTACAATATCGCTGAAACCATTTCCATTAAAAAATGAAGCCATATTATCAAAATTCGCCATTCCGCCGTAAATGAAACTGGTCTCGTAACCTTTTTGTTTTAGCGCTTCCGCTAAAGTAAAAAAGCCTTGCTGTGAGTTACCTAATTTGACAACACTTTCTGATGGTGAAGGTAAAAACCCTGTTACAACCGCTTCGATTCCACGGACGCTTCTGGTTCCTGTGCAGTATAAATTGGTAAATAAAGTTCCTTCTTTGGACAATTTATCAAATTCAGGAGTTAATGGTTTTCCGCCTAAAATTCCAACATATTCTGCACCTAAACTTTCTTGTAGAAAAATAACCAAATTATAAGGCTTCTTCATCACAGAATCTGGCTGTTGTACATGTAAAAACGGAATTGCAGCATCTGTGAAATCACTTGGCCCAGCAATCATGTATTTTTTTACACGGGCAGTTGCTTCAGCCTCATCCATTTTACCGTACATTTTAGTGTTTCCTTCATTTTTAATCGAATAAGCTGCAAATGCAACTGTGTAAAATGAATTTAACCCTAAAGTATTGGTCAATTGATCTGTAGAAAAAACAGCATTACTAGCATTAATTGGACGTTTTGAAGTTAGACTAGAACGTGCTCCAAAAAACAATAAAAAAGCTACTAATGGAAATAGCATTAATTTAAACTTATAATCTGTACTGACAGTATAAAAAAACTTTTTCCCTTTTTTGAAAGCAAAATAAAGCACCACTCCTAAAATAAGGAATGTCACAATTATTGAAGTCAGATAACTTTTTAAAAGCATTCCAACAACTTCTTTTGGATAGATCAGATAATCTAAGAAAATCTTATTCGGACGCGTATCGTATTGTTTTACAAAATCCGGCGAAGCTAATTCTACAAATAGAATTAAAAACAGAAATAAGAAACTGTAAATTACTAAAAACTTATTCGTGAATTTCAGCCATTTATTAGGCAAAAAAGTAATTAATAAAGCTGGAAGAAACGATAAATAACAAAGTAATATCAAATCCATTCGGAGACCGATTGGAAAAATATACCAGAAATCGGGAGTCTGCTCTACTCTTTCTTTAAATATAAAAAATAAAAAAAGGCGACTTAAAGTGGTAATCAACAAACCGATTAAAATAAAATTGAAAATCGGTTTTAAAAAACTTAATTTTTTCATTGGAAACAAAATAAGAACGTAAAAAATAAACTTAAAAGTAAAGACGCAAAAGAGGCATCTTTACTCTTCGTAACGATTTACTTCGCGATCATAAAACTCATTCGCTTTTTCAATTAAACTTTCCATTTCGGCATTTAATTCGGCTTCATCAAGATCTTCAGGTTCTTCTAAAAACTCAACCTCATCGTCTTTCAAATTGATAATAAATCTTGGATAATCAAGGTGGATGATAAAAATATCATCTGGGAAGTCAGTATTGTCTCCAAGTAAAAATTTAGGTAATTCCATATTTATTTTTTTTATTAATGGTTATTTTTTTGAATCTAAAATTCTATTCAAAATTAGTCATTTGAAATTGAATTTGTAATCAATTTCTTAGTCAGATAATTAAAGCGTAAATACAACATCACAGCTGCAGCGGTTAAACCTGCCAAAAGTCCAATCCAAACTCCTTGCGCTTTCAATTCAGTATGTTCTCCCAAATAATACGAAATCGGAAAACCAATCACCCAATACGCCACAAAGGTAATATACATTGGAATTTTAACATCTTGTAATCCTCTTAGCGCTCCTAAAACTACAACCTGAATTCCGTCTGAAATCTGAAAAACAGCAGCTATCAATAATAATTTAGAAGCAATTGCAATTACCTCTGTATTATCGGTCAGTTGAATCGTATTTTCCATATTCAAGAAAATATGAGGCAAAACAGTATGAAAAGCAATGAACACCAAAGCAAAGAAAACTTCTAACACAATAGCCAGCAGGAAAATAGATCTCGCTACAACAAGTAGTTTTTTATAATCCATCAAACCTCTTTGATTACTCACACGAATCATCGAAGTTACGCTTAATCCCATTGCAAACATAAAAGTAAGGGAAGCCAAACTCAACGCTATTTGATTTGCCGCCTGACTTGTTTTTCCAATATTCCCGCAAAGCCAGATCGAAGCTGTAAACAAAACCACTTCAAACAACATTTGCATGGCCGATGGAAATCCAATGCTTATAATTTTCTTTATAGTTGCTTTTTTAATTTCATTAAAACTAAAACCTTTGAAAAAACGCTTTAAATCTTCTCTTCGCGAAAGCATAATGTGCATAAACATGACCAAAAAGATTCTCGAAATTACAGTACCCAATGCTGCACCGATAATTCCCATTTTTGGAAAAATCCACATTCCGTAAATCAAAACATAGTTGATTCCAACGTGCAAAACATTGGCCATTACCATGGCATACATTGAATATTTGGTCAATGACATTCCGTCTGCAAACTGCTTATAACCTTGATACATTACTAAAGGAATCAATGAAAAAGCCACCCATCCTAAATATGGTTTTGCCAAAACAATAACATCTTCTGGTTGTTTTAGCAATTCCATTATGGGTTTCGCGCACATTATTACACTAAAAAGAATCAAGCCAAGAATGGTACATAAAAACAAACCGTGATGAAATGCAGAACGAATTTTAGTATCATTTTTCTCTGCATCTCCTTCTGCTACAATTGGTGTAATAGCAGTAGAGAAACCAATACCAAGCGACATGGCAATAAAAATCATGCTGTTACCAAGAGAAACAGCCGCTAATTCTGTACTCCCAATTTTGCCCACCATAATATTATCGACAATACCAATTAAAGTATGTCCAACCATCCCTAAAATAACAGGATAAGCCAGTCTTAAATTATACGAAAACTCTTTTGTGTACTGCTTTAAATTCACTTGTAATCAATTTTAGTCGGCAAAGATAATCAGAAGCTTCGAATTCTATCCTATTAATAAAATTATATCCCAATTTTAAGCAAAAAATAAGGCGAACTCAATATTATATAAAGATTTTTAAAAATTGTATAACAATCTCCAAATACCTCCGTTTTACTTTTACATTATTAATAATTCTAAAATATAAGCCATGAAAAAATTACAGATTATTTGCCTAGCTGCTTTTGCTTTTTTATTCTCTAACACAACATTCGCTCAAGAAACAGAAGCAACAAATTACGATCAAGGATTTAGATTAGGTTTTGGAGTAAATGGAGGTCTTCCAACCGATGGCGATTACGATTGGGCACTTGGTGGAGATGTACGTTTACAATATGATCTTTCTAAAAAAACATCATTAACGTTAACAACAGGATTTACTAATTTATTTAATGGCAAAAAAGACGCCGCAGGAAATGACATTAAAGATCTTGGATTTATTCCAGCCAAAGCAGGTTTTAAAGCTTTTGTTTTAAAAGATCAGTTTTATGTTTTAGGAGAAGTTGGTGCTGGTTTTGCAGTAACTAACGGTTACAACAACACTACTTTTTTATGGGCGCCAGGAATTGGATACGCCAATAAATTCATCGATTTAAGTGTTCGTTACGAAGATTACAAAGATTTTAGAACCAATCAAGTAGCACTGCGTGTTGCTTATGGTTTTAAACTATAAAAAATAGGTTTAATTTATTATTTTGTTTTTGGTAAAAATCCGACAGCTCGCATAGTCTGTCGGATTTTTTATTTTATAAAGTTTAGTTTTCAAAACAAAATTAAACCCGACTGATTTTAGAAACCTGTCGGATTGTAAGAATTATCAAATTGACTCATTTTCTAATTAAACTCAACTTATTTTTCACCGAGTTCTTTTTTATATAGCTCAATATTCAGTTTCGTTTTTTCATCCAATTTCGGTTCTTTAATATCGGTATGTTTTTTCATTTCTTCCCAGATAATTTTGGCTACAATATAACGCGACATTTCTTTGTCATCTGCAGGAACAATGTACCATGGAGCATGTTTAGTAGAAGTCTTATTAATCGCCTCTTCGTAATACTCCATATATTGATCCCAATAACCACGTTCTTTTAAATCGCCCGGCGAAAACTTCCAATTGTGTTTTTCTTCTTCCAAACGTCTAAGCAAGCGCTGGCGCTGTTCTTCTTTACTCAAATGCAAAAAGAACTTCATCACAATTGTTCCGTTTTGAGCAATATGTTTCTCAAAATTATTGATCTGCTTGATTCGTTCTTCCCAAAATTCATCCGTAATATCATCTACAGAATTGATATCCGGTAAATTCTCAGACAAAATATATTCAGGATGCACTCGTGTTACCAAAACATTCTCGTAATGTGTTCTGTTAAAAATCGCAAACTTTCCTTTTTCTGGCAAAGCAATATAATGGCGCCACAAATAATCGTGTTCCAATTCACTCGAATTTGGTGTTTTAAAACTATGCACCACAACCCCACGCGGATTAAACTCTTTAAAAACTTCCCGAATCAAACTATCTTTTCCCGAAGTGTCCATTCCCTGAAGACAAATTAAAACCGCATATTTGTTGTGCGCATACATGACATCCTGCAAATCGCTCAATTTCGCCTGAACCTTATCGAGTTTTTCTTCTTTTTCATCATCATCGGCATCAACTTTTAATAAAGTTGGAAGTTTGCTTAACTTGATTTTATCTGTAACTTTAAAATCTTTCGGGTCTATTGATTTCATATTTTCGAATTTTGTATCATAAATATAGTAATTTTACGAAGCAAATTCCTGCTATTCATTGCAATACTTTTCAATAAATTGCTTTTTTCCAAAGCCATAACAAGAGCTTCCGTTGGTCGCTTTGTTCTGTCAGGAAAAAATGCCATTTCTTTTCAAAGTATTTCCATTACTATCAGGGCTAGGCAGTTATTTTCAAAAGAAATTTTCTATTATTTAAAATTCATAATGACAAAAAGAATACTGTTTTTATTTTTCTTCTTTTTTAATCTTCTGGGAAATGCACAAAACAATTCCGAAATTAAATTTAATGTCGAAGATTTAGTTTCTAATTATGTAAAAAAACTTCAATCTCGAAAAATAGATACTATTTGTGTTTATGAAAGTTATTGCGTAGGAGGAGTCAAAATTCGTTATTTAAGTCCATCTGAAGCAGAGGATTTTTGTATGGAGGATTTTCCAAATAATCCAGTTTACATTTTTTGGATTGAGAAAGGGAGAAAAAAATTAACAAAGATAAGTATATGTGCTAAATACAATGAGACTGTGGATGATGACAATATTTTTTGGCATATGTATTTTCCAAACAAAGACATTATTGAAAAAGATGAAATTAAACAGTTTGCATATAAAGAATCTCAAAATCAAATTTATCATTTGATGATAGATCATTCTTGCCAACAAAATTTAAAAATATCAATAGGCAATCAAATAATCGAAAAACGTTTTGATAGTTTCAATTTAGAGAAGGAAGACAACGGTAAAATAAACATTAACTACGATCACAATATCAACTTAAAAAGTAAGCGAGTAATAGACATCCTTGAAAAGACAATTTCAGAAGCAGAAAAAAACAATATATTTAAAAAGATAAAGTCAAGATAATTTAAAGACTTTCAAAACAACATTTCATGGAAAAATTCACATTAGAAATATTATTTCAAATTATCGGAATCGGTTCAGCATCCGGATTATTTTTTAATAACGATGCACTTTATGTAATTGGCGACAACAGCGGATTCTTATACGAATACAATATGCAAAATCATCAATTGAGTCAACATGCTTTAATTGACAATCCGACGCAAAATATCCCAAAAAACCTAAAACCCGATTTTGAATCATTAACACATCATAACGACACGCTTTATGTTTTTGGTTCCGGTTCAACTGAAAACCGAAACAAAATGATTGAGTTTGATTTGAAGTCTAAAACGGTTTTAAAGAAAAATAACTTAGTCGATTTATATGCTCTAATGCAAAGTTTCGGCGAAATTAAACCTGAAGATTTCAATTTAGAAGGGGCAATTTTCGACGGAGAAAATTGGTATTTATTCAATCGTGGAAACGGAGTTTCCAACAAAAACACCATTTTTACGATTCATGCCAAAAAGCTGGACGAAGAATTTGCTTTAATTGCGGTTAATTATAAACTTCCAAAAATAAAAGGCATTCGTTCCAGTTTTACTGATGCCATTTTGGTTGAAGATAAAATCTATTTTCTTTCTACTGTAGAAGACACGAAATCAACTTACGATGATGGTGAAATTCTGGGAAGTTTCATTGGCCGAATCGATGCTAAAACCATGAAAATCGATTTTACTCAAAAAATCACTTCAACCAATAAATTTGAAGGTTTGACTTTCTATAAAAAAGAAAATAATAAAATTGAGTTTTTACTTTGTGAAGATAACGACACAGAACTTTTAGAAACTAAAATTTATAAATTGACATTGCCGATTAAATAAAACATTTGTGAACCTCTATGAAAAATTATTCCACAAAGATTCGCAGAGATTTTCACAGAGAAACACAAAATTTTTCGATTACAACATCCAACTTAGAGACGCACTGCCGTGCGTCTCTACAATAGAAAACCTTTGTAACTTTGTTTCTTTGCAACTTTGAACCTTTAAAAAAAACTTTTTTTTAACCCGTCCCAACCTTTTCATCTTTTTATGTCTCTATATAAAAAAGAACAATTGTGATAAACGAGACTCAAATAGCAAACTGTAAAAAAATGCACCGCGATGCCCAGCGTCAGGTGTACGAATACATGGCGCCAAAGTTGTACCGCCTTTGCAAACGATATTTAAAAAAGGAAGAAGAAATTGAAGAAGCCCTTGCCGATTCTTTCTTTACGATTTTTACCAAACTGGATCAGTTAAAAGAAGCTTATGCATTTGAAGCCTGG
This portion of the Flavobacterium panacagri genome encodes:
- the meaB gene encoding methylmalonyl Co-A mutase-associated GTPase MeaB codes for the protein MSNLNKQAGNISEKPGISPPEITNISAINQIKNKRRQQPSSEELIKGILEGNRTSLSRAITLIESTNPDHFEKASAVVQGCLQHANKSIRIGITGVPGVGKSTFIEAFGKHLTQLGKKVAVLAVDPSSSLSHGSILGDKTRMEELVKDENAFIRPSASGETLGGVARKTRETIILCEAAGFDTIIIETVGVGQSETAVHSMVDFFLLLKISGAGDELQGIKRGIMEMADAIVINKADGDNIKKANQAKVEFNRALHLFPPKKSNWQPKVTTCSSITKEGISEIWNTISDYFEITKETGFFQEKRNEQNHFWMMETINEQLKQNFYNQPEIISLLEENKKAVQNNEISSFAAAQDLLQLYFKKQ
- a CDS encoding LTA synthase family protein; protein product: MKKLSFLKPIFNFILIGLLITTLSRLFLFFIFKERVEQTPDFWYIFPIGLRMDLILLCYLSFLPALLITFLPNKWLKFTNKFLVIYSFLFLFLILFVELASPDFVKQYDTRPNKIFLDYLIYPKEVVGMLLKSYLTSIIVTFLILGVVLYFAFKKGKKFFYTVSTDYKFKLMLFPLVAFLLFFGARSSLTSKRPINASNAVFSTDQLTNTLGLNSFYTVAFAAYSIKNEGNTKMYGKMDEAEATARVKKYMIAGPSDFTDAAIPFLHVQQPDSVMKKPYNLVIFLQESLGAEYVGILGGKPLTPEFDKLSKEGTLFTNLYCTGTRSVRGIEAVVTGFLPSPSESVVKLGNSQQGFFTLAEALKQKGYETSFIYGGMANFDNMASFFNGNGFSDIVDQEDFDSDGNKYAFKGTWGYSDEDLVTKANQYFKSKGDKPFFSLMFSTSNHEPFEYPTGRIKPYDKKPATVNNAMKYADFSIGKFFELAKKEAYFKNTIFIVIADHNTRTYGKNLVPINKFHIPAFIMGPGVPKNAVYDKLASQIDIPPTLLSYLGLPFETPMVGRNLSKLDPKVQGRAIMQFNDINAFRVENQVVIMQPNLKPLQFEIKNDTTLIPVKLNEELAKDALAHVITAGNLYKESKYKLRKK
- a CDS encoding MATE family efflux transporter, with translation MNLKQYTKEFSYNLRLAYPVILGMVGHTLIGIVDNIMVGKIGSTELAAVSLGNSMIFIAMSLGIGFSTAITPIVAEGDAEKNDTKIRSAFHHGLFLCTILGLILFSVIMCAKPIMELLKQPEDVIVLAKPYLGWVAFSLIPLVMYQGYKQFADGMSLTKYSMYAMVMANVLHVGINYVLIYGMWIFPKMGIIGAALGTVISRIFLVMFMHIMLSRREDLKRFFKGFSFNEIKKATIKKIISIGFPSAMQMLFEVVLFTASIWLCGNIGKTSQAANQIALSLASLTFMFAMGLSVTSMIRVSNQRGLMDYKKLLVVARSIFLLAIVLEVFFALVFIAFHTVLPHIFLNMENTIQLTDNTEVIAIASKLLLIAAVFQISDGIQVVVLGALRGLQDVKIPMYITFVAYWVIGFPISYYLGEHTELKAQGVWIGLLAGLTAAAVMLYLRFNYLTKKLITNSISND
- a CDS encoding PPK2 family polyphosphate kinase produces the protein MKSIDPKDFKVTDKIKLSKLPTLLKVDADDDEKEEKLDKVQAKLSDLQDVMYAHNKYAVLICLQGMDTSGKDSLIREVFKEFNPRGVVVHSFKTPNSSELEHDYLWRHYIALPEKGKFAIFNRTHYENVLVTRVHPEYILSENLPDINSVDDITDEFWEERIKQINNFEKHIAQNGTIVMKFFLHLSKEEQRQRLLRRLEEEKHNWKFSPGDLKERGYWDQYMEYYEEAINKTSTKHAPWYIVPADDKEMSRYIVAKIIWEEMKKHTDIKEPKLDEKTKLNIELYKKELGEK
- a CDS encoding DUF6929 family protein; this encodes MEKFTLEILFQIIGIGSASGLFFNNDALYVIGDNSGFLYEYNMQNHQLSQHALIDNPTQNIPKNLKPDFESLTHHNDTLYVFGSGSTENRNKMIEFDLKSKTVLKKNNLVDLYALMQSFGEIKPEDFNLEGAIFDGENWYLFNRGNGVSNKNTIFTIHAKKLDEEFALIAVNYKLPKIKGIRSSFTDAILVEDKIYFLSTVEDTKSTYDDGEILGSFIGRIDAKTMKIDFTQKITSTNKFEGLTFYKKENNKIEFLLCEDNDTELLETKIYKLTLPIK